From Hermetia illucens chromosome 6, iHerIll2.2.curated.20191125, whole genome shotgun sequence, one genomic window encodes:
- the LOC119659427 gene encoding uncharacterized protein LOC119659427, with protein MWKKVIVFCFFVYFISLANGNRIEAPGRVYEWKIHELLEDLRQRMCYDDPEGLPQLEPLILNDHYDFGYQNGNTKINAFVRNLRIQGLSTFVVDYLTFLLTLKFNVTLVLPQLHITGDYGVDGNLGGFFKIKGNGPFRLDFRGIQLSAGANFIYNGGLSLQNLKLDPKLDSLQADLKNLTANEMLTMIINGIISNAVPSIINEHIPPETMESIVRYIEDSATNLVKDITVSDLLGIISGGASVLPPIDPERTCKVEQDETGKIILLK; from the exons ATGTGGAAGAAAGTAATTGTGTTTTGTTTCTTCGTGTACTTTATTTCTTTGGCAAATGGAAATCGAATTGAAG CACCTGGGAGAGTTTATGAATGGAAAATTCATGAGCTATTGGAAGATTTGCGTCAGCGGATGTGTTACGATGATCCTGAAGGGCTTCCCCAGTTGGAACCTTTGATTTTGAATGATCATTATGATTTTGGGTATCAAAACGGAAATACCAA GATCAACGCTTTCGTCCGCAACTTGCGTATTCAGGGACTTTCTACGTTCGTTGTCGACTACCTCACTTTCTTGCTTACCCTAAAATTTAACGTTACATTGGTTTTACCGCAACTGCATATCACAGGAGATTATGGTGTAGATGGGAACTTGGGAGggtttttcaaaataaagggAAATGGTCCATTTCG GCTCGACTTTCGAGGAATTCAACTAAGCGCTGGTGCGAATTTTATATACAATGGAGGATTGtcactgcaaaatttaaaaCTCGAC CCGAAATTAGATTCTCTCCAAGCGGATCTTAAAAACTTAACGGCCAATGAAATGCTCACCATGATCATAAACGGAATTATCTCCAACGCAGTACCGAGCATCATCAATGAACACATTCCGCCGGAAACAATGGAATCCATTGTAAGATACATCGAAGAC TCCGCGACTAATCTCGTAAAAGATATAACAGTTTCCGATTTGTTGGGAATAATCTCTGGAGGAGCCTCTGTTTTACCACCAATCGATCCAGAAAGGACTTGCAAAGTGGAACAGGACGAAACTGGGAAAATAATTCTACTAAAATGA